One Streptomyces sp. RPA4-2 genomic window carries:
- a CDS encoding MFS transporter → MTPSDRVAPRRPAGDLSLVLVLGLAAMIVSMMQTLVVPILSIIQSDLGTSTANVSWVTTATLLSAAVFTPLLGRFGDMHGKKPTLIGVLLLMIAGSVLAATTTSLLWLIVGRVLQGAATAIFPLALSVLREEMPPAKLHGAMAMVSGTLAVGSGLALVAAGLLTRGADPDYHRVFWLAVALAAVALVGVILRVPASRSTTGGRTDWLGAVTLAALLVLLLLPISQGHEWGWSSARTIGLFVAAVVMAAVWVFVERTVRGPMVDMRMFAHRPVLFTNLAGLFLGFAMFSQFIGVAYLAQMPKGLTGYGFGASVLRASVEYLLPTTVVSLLAAQFGGILVGRIGARFTLAIGAVFGVAGFAWLTAAHDTSASVILAGLLIGVAISFGYAAMPALIVASVPHHQTGIANGLNSISRSVGSAIASAVITSLLASRTIAHLPAGVPALPAESQFTLSFAIAGVAFVLIVVVALVGLTRGATPVHVVDRKAAPAEPVTATAVEAVAGPALAGVTEEVTGRAGERAEEKADAATT, encoded by the coding sequence GTGACACCCTCCGATCGCGTGGCGCCCAGACGCCCCGCAGGCGACCTCTCGCTCGTCCTGGTCCTAGGCCTCGCGGCCATGATCGTCTCGATGATGCAGACCCTCGTCGTACCGATCCTCAGCATCATCCAGAGCGATCTCGGCACCAGTACCGCGAACGTCAGCTGGGTCACCACCGCGACCCTGCTGTCCGCCGCGGTCTTCACCCCGCTCCTCGGTCGCTTCGGCGACATGCACGGCAAGAAGCCCACGCTGATAGGGGTTCTGCTGCTGATGATCGCCGGTTCGGTGCTGGCCGCGACCACCACGTCGCTGCTGTGGCTGATCGTCGGCCGGGTGCTCCAGGGCGCGGCCACCGCGATCTTCCCGCTCGCCCTCTCGGTGCTGCGGGAGGAGATGCCTCCGGCGAAGCTGCACGGCGCGATGGCGATGGTCAGCGGAACGCTCGCCGTCGGCAGCGGACTCGCCCTGGTGGCGGCCGGACTGCTCACCCGGGGCGCGGATCCCGACTACCACCGGGTGTTCTGGCTCGCCGTGGCCCTCGCCGCCGTGGCCCTCGTCGGCGTCATCCTGCGCGTTCCCGCCTCGCGCTCGACGACCGGTGGCCGTACCGACTGGCTCGGCGCGGTGACGCTCGCCGCGCTGCTCGTCCTGCTCCTGCTGCCGATCTCGCAGGGACACGAGTGGGGCTGGTCCTCCGCGCGCACCATCGGTCTGTTCGTCGCGGCCGTGGTCATGGCGGCCGTCTGGGTGTTCGTGGAGCGGACGGTCCGCGGGCCGATGGTGGACATGCGGATGTTCGCCCACCGTCCGGTGCTCTTCACGAACCTCGCCGGTCTGTTCCTCGGGTTCGCGATGTTCTCCCAGTTCATCGGCGTGGCCTATCTGGCGCAGATGCCGAAGGGACTCACCGGGTACGGATTCGGCGCCTCGGTCTTGCGCGCCTCCGTCGAGTACCTGCTGCCCACCACGGTCGTCTCGCTGCTCGCCGCGCAGTTCGGCGGGATCCTGGTCGGGCGGATCGGGGCGCGGTTCACCCTGGCCATCGGCGCCGTGTTCGGTGTCGCCGGATTCGCGTGGCTGACCGCCGCGCACGACACCTCGGCCTCCGTCATCCTCGCGGGCCTGCTGATCGGCGTGGCCATCAGCTTCGGATACGCGGCCATGCCCGCCCTCATCGTGGCGAGCGTTCCGCACCACCAGACCGGCATCGCCAACGGTCTCAACTCCATCTCCCGTTCCGTCGGCAGCGCGATCGCCAGCGCGGTGATCACCTCGCTGCTGGCGTCCAGGACGATCGCGCACCTGCCGGCCGGAGTGCCCGCGCTGCCTGCCGAGAGCCAGTTCACCCTGAGCTTCGCGATCGCCGGTGTCGCGTTCGTGCTGATCGTGGTGGTCGCGCTGGTCGGCCTGACCCGGGGCGCGACGCCTGTGCACGTGGTCGACCGGAAGGCCGCGCCGGCGGAGCCGGTGACCGCAACGGCCGTCGAAGCCGTGGCCGGACCCGCCCTCGCGGGGGTCACCGAAGAGGTCACCGGACGCGCAGGGGAGAGGGCCGAGGAGAAGGCGGACGCCGCGACGACCTGA
- a CDS encoding MoxR family ATPase: protein MFTSVDDVSARLAETGYLASPAVATTVFLADRLGKPLLVEGPAGVGKTELAKAVAQVAGARLIRLQCYEGVDESRALYEWNHAKQLLRISAGRDETWDEARTDIFSEEFLLPRPLLTAIRGDGPKVLLIDETDKADVEVEGLLLEVLSDFQVTVPELGTITATSRPFVVLTSNASRELSEALRRRCLFLHIGFPEEELERRIVRLKVPGLDEALTRSVVRVVGALREMDLRKVPSVAETIDWARTLLALGAGTLDESVVRDSLGVLLKHQDDMLKAAAKLDLDAM, encoded by the coding sequence CTGTTCACGTCCGTCGACGATGTCTCCGCGCGCCTCGCCGAGACCGGCTATCTGGCGTCGCCCGCGGTCGCCACCACCGTCTTCCTGGCCGACCGCCTCGGCAAGCCCCTGCTGGTGGAGGGCCCCGCCGGGGTCGGCAAGACGGAGCTCGCCAAGGCCGTCGCCCAGGTCGCCGGGGCCCGGCTGATCCGGTTGCAGTGCTACGAGGGGGTCGACGAGTCCCGGGCGCTGTACGAGTGGAACCACGCCAAGCAGCTGCTGCGCATCAGCGCGGGCCGCGACGAGACGTGGGACGAGGCCCGTACGGACATCTTCAGCGAGGAGTTCCTGCTGCCCCGGCCGCTGCTGACCGCCATCCGCGGCGACGGCCCCAAGGTGCTGCTGATCGACGAGACCGACAAGGCCGACGTCGAGGTGGAGGGCCTGCTGCTCGAGGTGCTCAGCGACTTCCAGGTCACCGTCCCCGAGCTGGGCACGATCACCGCGACCAGCCGGCCCTTCGTGGTGCTCACCTCGAACGCGAGCCGCGAGCTGTCCGAGGCGCTGCGCCGCCGCTGCCTCTTCCTCCACATCGGCTTCCCGGAGGAGGAGTTGGAGCGCCGCATCGTACGGCTGAAGGTGCCGGGCCTGGACGAGGCGCTGACACGGTCGGTGGTCCGGGTGGTCGGCGCGCTGCGCGAGATGGACCTGCGGAAGGTCCCGTCGGTCGCCGAGACCATCGACTGGGCGCGCACCCTGCTCGCGCTCGGCGCCGGCACCCTCGACGAGTCCGTCGTACGCGACAGCCTCGGTGTGCTCCTCAAGCACCAGGACGACATGCTCAAGGCGGCCGCCAAGCTCGATCTGGACGCCATGTGA
- a CDS encoding CaiB/BaiF CoA-transferase family protein, with translation MTELPLAGITVVSVEQAVAAPFATRQLADLGARVIKVERPGEGDFARRYDTTVHGESSYFVWLNRSKESLTLDLKSARGRDVLEQLLAGADVFVQNLAPGAAARLGLDAASLRERHPSLIPCTITGYGSAGPWADRKAYDLLVQCQTGLVSLTGNEHGAARAGVSVADIAAGMYAYSGVLTALFTRATRGVARAVEVSLFEALAEWMSQPALYTAHGGTQPPRIGTRHATIAPYGAFGAADGKDVLLSIQNEREWAALCERFLERPDLVDDPRFATGPDRVAHRDAIDAIVAERFRALDSREVSELLDAAGIANAGVNTVEEFLAHPVLRERGRWRDVQVPGAVVPALLPPVDLDGVDPRMDAVPALGEHTERILAALGRSAADIAALRADGVV, from the coding sequence ATGACCGAGCTTCCGCTCGCCGGCATCACCGTCGTCAGTGTCGAGCAGGCGGTGGCGGCGCCCTTCGCGACCCGTCAACTGGCCGACCTCGGCGCTCGGGTGATCAAGGTGGAACGCCCGGGAGAGGGCGACTTCGCCCGCCGTTACGACACCACCGTGCACGGTGAGTCCAGTTACTTCGTCTGGCTCAACCGTTCCAAGGAGTCACTGACCCTGGATCTGAAGTCGGCCCGGGGACGCGACGTCCTGGAGCAACTGCTCGCCGGAGCGGACGTGTTCGTACAGAACCTCGCGCCCGGAGCGGCCGCCCGGCTCGGCCTCGACGCCGCGTCGCTGCGGGAGCGGCATCCGTCGTTGATCCCGTGCACCATCACCGGTTACGGCTCCGCGGGGCCATGGGCGGACCGCAAGGCGTACGACCTGCTCGTGCAGTGCCAGACGGGCCTGGTCTCCCTGACGGGGAACGAACACGGCGCCGCCCGCGCCGGGGTGTCGGTCGCCGACATCGCCGCGGGCATGTACGCCTACTCGGGCGTCCTCACGGCCCTGTTCACCCGCGCCACCCGGGGCGTCGCCCGCGCGGTGGAGGTCTCCCTCTTCGAGGCGCTGGCCGAGTGGATGAGCCAGCCCGCGCTCTACACGGCCCACGGCGGCACCCAGCCGCCACGCATCGGCACCCGGCACGCCACCATCGCCCCCTACGGCGCGTTCGGGGCGGCCGACGGCAAGGACGTGCTCCTCTCCATCCAGAACGAGCGTGAGTGGGCCGCGCTGTGCGAGCGGTTCCTGGAACGCCCGGACCTCGTCGACGACCCGCGTTTCGCCACCGGTCCGGACCGGGTGGCCCACCGCGACGCGATCGACGCGATCGTGGCCGAGCGGTTCCGCGCGCTGGACAGCCGGGAGGTGAGCGAGCTGCTGGACGCGGCGGGCATCGCCAACGCAGGCGTCAACACCGTCGAGGAGTTCCTCGCCCACCCGGTTCTCCGGGAACGCGGCCGCTGGCGGGACGTACAGGTGCCCGGAGCCGTGGTGCCCGCGCTCCTGCCGCCCGTGGACCTCGACGGCGTCGATCCCCGTATGGACGCCGTGCCCGCCCTCGGCGAGCACACCGAAAGGATCCTTGCCGCGCTGGGGCGCAGCGCGGCCGACATCGCCGCCCTGCGGGCCGACGGCGTCGTCTGA
- a CDS encoding TetR/AcrR family transcriptional regulator, which yields MATTDKASTRDRLLDAAADLFYSEGVSVGIEALCRTAGVSKRSMYQLFAGKDEVLAASLERRIPLHEEQLSPASAADGTPRERILRVFERMEYLSTRPEYRGCPFLAALVELKDPEHPASVVAGTAKSRLQEMFRAEAELGGARDAAFLARQLMLVFDGASARAGSRIETLDDGLATTTVTLLLDAAGVG from the coding sequence ATGGCCACTACAGACAAGGCGTCCACGAGGGACCGGCTGCTGGACGCCGCGGCCGACCTCTTCTACAGCGAGGGCGTCTCCGTGGGCATCGAGGCGCTCTGCAGGACGGCCGGTGTCTCGAAGCGGTCGATGTACCAGCTCTTCGCCGGCAAGGACGAGGTCCTGGCGGCGAGTCTCGAACGCCGGATCCCCCTCCACGAGGAGCAGCTCTCGCCCGCCTCGGCGGCCGACGGGACGCCCCGGGAGCGGATCCTGCGCGTCTTCGAGCGGATGGAGTACCTGTCCACGCGTCCCGAGTACCGCGGCTGCCCCTTCCTGGCCGCGCTGGTCGAGCTCAAGGACCCCGAGCACCCGGCGAGCGTGGTCGCCGGAACCGCCAAGAGCCGCCTCCAGGAGATGTTCCGCGCCGAGGCCGAGCTGGGGGGCGCGCGTGATGCGGCGTTCCTCGCCCGGCAGTTGATGCTGGTCTTCGACGGCGCGAGCGCCCGCGCCGGGTCCCGTATCGAGACCCTGGACGACGGCCTGGCCACGACGACCGTGACACTGCTGCTGGACGCGGCGGGCGTCGGCTGA
- a CDS encoding VWA domain-containing protein, with product MNAPAGVTRRLTELVGALRSHGVRIGTGETVDAAHAMEALGLTDRERLREGLAAALLHSTAQRRVFDPAFDLYFPRIVGVPETGTPGADPPAADRAELRDRLAAALADNDAALLARLAVEAVDGFGGYGSSPGSDGWSSYQTLDRLRPQTLMARARDDVRARTGAAGFTDRLLEDEIRRRIEVFRALVAAEARRRVAERRGRDEIARRAVAPTVDRVDFLFAGRERLAELRAVVQPLARKLATRLAARRRRAARGTIDLRRTLRASLSTGGVPMRPVLRRRRPVRPELVLLCDVSGSVSGFSDFTMLLVQALHDQFSKVRVFAFVNRTDEVTGLLVHGAADPEGLGARIRAEATLTGWHGSSDYGVAFGEFTERYADAVGTRSTVFVLGDARTNMGDPNLPAVRHLCERARRVYWLNPEPLSQWGTGDSAAPEYAGLVEMHECRNARQLGDLIGRLLPV from the coding sequence GTGAACGCGCCGGCCGGAGTGACGCGACGGCTGACGGAACTCGTCGGCGCGCTGCGCTCGCACGGCGTACGGATCGGCACCGGCGAGACGGTGGACGCCGCCCACGCGATGGAGGCGCTCGGCCTGACGGACCGGGAAAGGCTGCGCGAGGGTCTCGCCGCCGCGTTGCTGCACAGCACGGCGCAGCGCCGGGTCTTCGATCCGGCCTTCGACCTGTACTTCCCGCGGATCGTCGGGGTGCCGGAAACCGGCACGCCGGGCGCCGACCCGCCCGCCGCCGACCGGGCGGAGCTGCGGGACCGCCTCGCGGCCGCGCTCGCCGACAACGACGCGGCACTGCTGGCCCGGCTCGCGGTGGAGGCGGTGGACGGCTTCGGCGGATACGGCTCCTCGCCGGGGTCGGACGGCTGGTCCTCGTACCAGACGCTCGACCGGCTGCGGCCGCAGACCCTGATGGCGCGCGCCCGTGACGACGTCCGGGCACGGACCGGTGCCGCCGGGTTCACCGACCGGCTGCTGGAGGACGAGATCCGGCGGCGCATCGAGGTCTTCCGCGCCCTGGTCGCCGCGGAGGCGCGGCGCCGGGTCGCCGAGCGGCGCGGCCGGGACGAGATCGCCCGGCGCGCGGTGGCCCCGACGGTCGACCGGGTGGACTTCCTGTTCGCGGGCCGGGAGCGGCTCGCCGAGCTGCGCGCGGTGGTTCAGCCGCTCGCGCGCAAGCTGGCCACCCGGCTCGCCGCCCGCCGTCGCCGTGCCGCCCGGGGCACCATCGACCTGCGGCGGACGCTGCGCGCGTCGTTGTCGACGGGTGGGGTGCCGATGCGGCCCGTGCTGCGCAGGCGGCGGCCCGTCCGGCCCGAACTGGTGCTGCTGTGCGACGTGTCGGGGTCGGTGTCGGGCTTCTCGGACTTCACGATGCTGCTGGTGCAGGCGCTGCACGACCAGTTCAGCAAGGTACGGGTGTTCGCCTTCGTCAACCGGACCGACGAGGTGACCGGGCTGCTGGTGCACGGGGCGGCCGATCCGGAGGGACTGGGTGCCCGGATCCGGGCGGAGGCCACGCTCACGGGCTGGCACGGCAGCAGTGACTACGGCGTCGCCTTCGGCGAGTTCACCGAGCGGTACGCCGACGCGGTGGGCACGCGCTCGACCGTGTTCGTCCTCGGTGACGCCCGTACGAACATGGGTGACCCGAACCTCCCGGCCGTACGGCACCTGTGCGAACGGGCCCGGCGCGTCTACTGGTTGAACCCCGAGCCGCTGTCCCAGTGGGGCACGGGCGACTCCGCCGCCCCCGAGTACGCCGGACTCGTCGAGATGCACGAGTGCCGCAACGCCCGGCAGCTCGGCGACCTGATCGGCCGCCTGCTGCCGGTCTGA
- a CDS encoding SDR family oxidoreductase, with protein MTSIEGSVALVTGGSRGIGRALVQGLYERGAKKVYATARDPRTVTHPDAVPLALEVTDPASVAAAVEQAQDVTLLINNAGASVNANFLESPVEDVRREFETNFYGPLLVTRALVPVIERNGGGHILNVHSVLSWIGLLGSYSASKAAFWSQTNSLRLDLKPRGIEVTGLHVGYVDTDMAAHVDAPKSSPDAVAAQALDGIASGAFEVLADDLTRQVKAQLSADVAVMYPQLLA; from the coding sequence ATGACATCCATCGAAGGTTCGGTCGCTCTGGTCACCGGCGGCAGCCGGGGCATCGGCCGTGCGCTCGTCCAGGGCCTGTACGAGCGCGGCGCCAAGAAGGTGTACGCCACCGCACGCGACCCGCGGACCGTCACCCACCCCGACGCGGTGCCGCTGGCCCTGGAGGTGACCGACCCCGCGTCCGTCGCCGCGGCCGTCGAGCAGGCGCAGGACGTCACCCTCCTGATCAACAACGCCGGCGCCTCGGTGAACGCGAACTTCCTCGAGTCCCCCGTCGAGGACGTCCGCCGCGAGTTCGAGACGAACTTCTACGGGCCGCTCCTCGTCACCCGCGCGCTCGTCCCGGTCATCGAGCGCAACGGCGGCGGCCACATCCTCAACGTCCACTCGGTGCTCTCCTGGATCGGACTGCTGGGCTCCTACAGCGCGTCCAAGGCCGCCTTCTGGTCCCAGACCAACTCCCTGCGCCTGGACCTGAAGCCGCGCGGCATCGAGGTCACCGGACTCCACGTCGGCTACGTCGACACGGACATGGCCGCGCACGTCGACGCGCCGAAGTCGTCCCCCGACGCCGTCGCGGCGCAGGCCCTCGACGGCATCGCGTCCGGCGCCTTCGAGGTCCTCGCCGACGACCTCACCCGGCAGGTCAAGGCCCAGCTCTCCGCGGACGTCGCCGTGATGTACCCGCAGCTGCTGGCCTGA